In Urechidicola croceus, a single window of DNA contains:
- a CDS encoding helix-turn-helix domain-containing protein, which yields MLQLFQIIALIQGFFLLLILFKSYKKYKKITFLLFVGSIVSILMYIIGDDDNNLFNKGVDWFLFDSSLFVTFFFLFFKYFKSGKENFDKKDIIFFIPNLIYFVIEGFEIYSNRDTFFIDIGEIILDCIFLGYLIYIVFDLLKVNKRHWILYFVIPIIILMIFSGLTEFVELNNFNSFFIFNNSNLATYNLLIIAFLFYFITFYLIMKPNEFLPNAKIKKYKTSSLKPELINDYKKKLIHSMEVEELFADSKLSINKVSNELNIPRQHISEVLNLHLNKSFQEFINEYRVEAFIRNLQESHFSNYTLFGIANEVGFNSKSSFNATFKKVKGITPTEFINQLTVSN from the coding sequence ATGCTTCAATTATTTCAGATAATAGCCTTAATACAAGGGTTTTTCTTATTACTAATTTTATTTAAGAGTTATAAAAAGTATAAAAAAATCACATTTTTATTATTTGTTGGAAGTATTGTGTCAATTCTGATGTATATAATAGGTGATGACGACAACAATCTTTTTAATAAAGGTGTAGATTGGTTTCTATTTGACAGTTCACTTTTCGTAACTTTTTTCTTTTTATTTTTTAAATATTTTAAGTCTGGAAAAGAGAATTTTGATAAAAAAGATATTATATTTTTTATACCTAATTTAATTTATTTTGTGATTGAAGGTTTCGAAATTTATAGTAATCGAGATACTTTTTTTATTGATATTGGAGAGATTATTTTGGATTGTATTTTTCTTGGATATTTGATATATATAGTGTTTGATTTGCTAAAGGTTAATAAAAGACATTGGATTTTGTATTTTGTTATTCCAATTATCATTTTAATGATTTTTTCTGGTCTAACTGAATTTGTTGAATTAAATAATTTTAATTCCTTTTTTATATTTAATAATTCTAATTTAGCAACTTACAACTTACTTATTATAGCGTTTTTATTTTATTTCATAACGTTTTATTTAATAATGAAACCCAATGAGTTTTTGCCAAATGCTAAAATTAAAAAATATAAAACATCTAGTTTAAAGCCCGAATTAATAAATGATTATAAAAAGAAATTAATTCATTCAATGGAGGTAGAAGAGTTATTTGCAGATTCTAAATTATCAATTAATAAAGTTTCTAATGAATTAAACATTCCAAGGCAACATATTTCAGAAGTTTTAAACTTACATTTAAACAAAAGTTTTCAAGAATTTATAAATGAATATAGAGTAGAAGCTTTTATAAGAAATCTTCAGGAGAGCCATTTTTCAAATTATACATTATTTGGAATAGCAAATGAGGTTGGTTTTAATTCAAAATCTTCGTTCAATGCAACTTTTAAAAAAGTGAAGGGAATTACTCCAACAGAATTTATTAATCAACTTACAGTTAGTAACTAA
- the hisIE gene encoding bifunctional phosphoribosyl-AMP cyclohydrolase/phosphoribosyl-ATP diphosphatase HisIE — protein MKINFDKNTGLIPAIIQDATTKNVLMLGYMNQESFDKTIETNKVTFYSRSKQRLWTKGEESGNFLHLIDIKNDCDDDSLLVTVNPQGPTCHKGTDTCWAEENTQEFGFLSTLENTIQNRIENPDEASYVASLYKRGINKMAQKVGEEAVEVVIEAKDSNDELFLDESADLLFHYLILLQAKGFKLNDIVEVLKSRKK, from the coding sequence ATGAAAATAAATTTTGATAAAAATACAGGATTAATACCAGCAATTATTCAAGACGCAACAACAAAAAATGTGTTGATGTTGGGCTATATGAATCAAGAATCTTTTGATAAAACAATTGAAACTAATAAAGTAACTTTTTATAGCCGTAGTAAACAACGCTTATGGACGAAGGGTGAAGAGAGTGGAAATTTTTTACACCTTATTGATATCAAAAATGATTGTGATGATGATTCACTTTTAGTTACTGTAAACCCACAAGGGCCAACGTGCCATAAAGGTACAGACACTTGTTGGGCAGAAGAAAACACACAAGAATTCGGGTTTTTATCTACTTTAGAAAATACGATTCAAAATCGTATAGAAAACCCTGACGAAGCATCTTATGTAGCCTCACTTTATAAAAGAGGAATTAATAAAATGGCTCAAAAAGTAGGTGAAGAAGCAGTTGAGGTTGTGATTGAAGCAAAGGATAGTAACGATGAATTATTCCTTGATGAATCGGCAGATTTATTATTTCATTATTTAATTTTACTACAAGCGAAAGGTTTTAAATTGAACGATATTGTTGAAGTTCTAAAATCCAGAAAGAAGTAA
- a CDS encoding acyl-CoA thioesterase has product MVNEPKSYKKSFKVKASEIDALNHVNNVVYLQWVNDISEKHWEVLSNEDLNKKYFWVVVRHEIDYVGQAFLDDKITVKTFIGESKGVKSIRHVEIFKGESLLVKVKSTWCLIDAKTFKPTRINEEVLSVLN; this is encoded by the coding sequence ATGGTAAACGAACCCAAGTCATATAAGAAGTCGTTTAAGGTAAAGGCGTCTGAAATAGATGCTTTGAATCATGTGAATAACGTAGTTTACTTACAATGGGTTAATGATATTTCAGAAAAACATTGGGAAGTATTATCAAATGAAGACCTGAACAAAAAATATTTTTGGGTGGTTGTTCGACATGAGATAGATTATGTAGGTCAAGCATTTTTGGACGATAAAATTACCGTTAAAACTTTTATTGGCGAGTCGAAAGGAGTAAAATCAATTCGTCATGTAGAGATTTTTAAAGGAGAGTCTTTATTAGTAAAAGTGAAATCTACTTGGTGTTTAATTGATGCTAAAACATTCAAACCAACACGTATAAATGAAGAGGTTTTGAGTGTGTTGAATTAA
- a CDS encoding type III pantothenate kinase — protein MNLAIDVGNTRVKVALFEENNIQFQTVFDKEIILEKLEKISKKNKVYHAIISSVANISENDLFEIEKMFVLIQLNHEIELPFNNKYATPKTLGVDRIALAAAAINNFPNENVLVIDAGTCITYDYISEKKKYYGGAISPGIEMRYKALHTFTDKLPLLKTKYPKDIIGNNTENSIHSGVVHGILAEIKGVIDQYKQQNKKLTVVLTGGDTYFLAKRLKNGIFANPNFLLEGLNTILNFNIKND, from the coding sequence ATGAATTTAGCAATTGACGTAGGTAATACTCGAGTGAAAGTGGCTCTTTTTGAAGAGAATAACATTCAATTCCAAACTGTTTTTGATAAAGAAATAATTTTAGAAAAATTGGAAAAAATTTCTAAAAAAAATAAAGTTTACCACGCAATCATATCATCAGTGGCTAATATTTCGGAAAATGACCTGTTTGAAATTGAGAAAATGTTTGTATTAATACAATTAAACCACGAAATCGAATTGCCATTTAATAATAAGTATGCTACTCCAAAAACTCTAGGAGTTGATAGAATAGCTTTGGCTGCTGCTGCAATAAATAATTTTCCGAATGAAAATGTTTTAGTTATTGATGCAGGTACATGTATTACGTATGATTATATTAGTGAGAAAAAAAAATATTATGGTGGCGCAATTTCACCAGGAATTGAGATGAGATATAAAGCACTTCATACTTTTACTGATAAACTACCGTTATTAAAAACAAAATACCCTAAAGATATTATTGGAAATAATACTGAAAACTCTATTCATTCTGGAGTAGTTCATGGAATTTTAGCCGAAATAAAGGGTGTAATTGACCAATATAAACAGCAAAACAAAAAATTAACAGTAGTTTTAACAGGAGGCGACACATATTTCTTGGCTAAACGATTAAAAAATGGCATATTTGCCAATCCAAATTTTTTATTGGAAGGATTAAACACTATTTTGAACTTTAATATTAAGAATGATTAA
- the hisA gene encoding 1-(5-phosphoribosyl)-5-[(5-phosphoribosylamino)methylideneamino]imidazole-4-carboxamide isomerase produces MRIIPAIDIIEGKCVRLSKGDYNTKIIYNENPLEVAKEFQDHGIEYLHLVDLDGAKSKHIVNHKILEQIASQTNLKVDFGGGLKTDEDLKIAFESGANQITGGSIAVKDTGTFKSWLSKFGADKIILGADANNEKIAVSGWLEESEEELIPFVQNYQKEGVSYVICTDISKDGMLQGPSFDLYKKMLTEIPNIKLIASGGISTFDELPKLAELGCEGTIIGKAIYENRISLKQLENYILNN; encoded by the coding sequence ATGAGAATAATACCAGCAATAGATATTATAGAAGGAAAATGTGTGCGTCTTTCAAAAGGAGATTACAACACGAAGATTATCTATAACGAAAACCCATTAGAAGTTGCCAAAGAGTTTCAAGACCACGGAATTGAATATTTACATTTGGTTGATCTAGATGGCGCCAAAAGCAAACATATTGTAAATCATAAAATTTTAGAACAAATAGCCTCTCAAACCAATTTAAAAGTTGATTTTGGTGGCGGTTTGAAAACAGATGAAGATTTAAAAATTGCTTTTGAAAGCGGTGCAAATCAAATTACTGGTGGAAGTATTGCTGTAAAAGATACTGGTACATTTAAAAGTTGGTTGTCTAAATTTGGTGCAGATAAAATTATTTTAGGTGCCGATGCTAATAACGAAAAAATTGCCGTTAGTGGATGGCTAGAAGAATCGGAAGAGGAATTAATTCCTTTTGTTCAGAACTACCAAAAAGAAGGCGTTTCTTATGTGATTTGCACAGATATTTCTAAAGACGGAATGCTACAAGGTCCATCGTTTGATTTATACAAAAAGATGTTGACTGAAATTCCAAATATCAAGTTAATTGCTTCAGGTGGTATTTCAACTTTTGATGAATTGCCAAAATTGGCTGAGTTAGGTTGTGAAGGAACTATCATTGGAAAAGCCATCTATGAAAATCGAATTAGTCTAAAACAATTAGAAAATTATATATTAAATAACTAA
- a CDS encoding ArnT family glycosyltransferase translates to MRKLKQKNIYYLALFLVFISSLIGLGSWGLTETSESRYAQISKEMLQSDNYLQPKLLGINHLHKPPFTYYITTIGYKIFGVNEFGARFFLQVALLIQLILVFKIADLFFKNRRMALNTMLIYFSLPLVLISVRNLTTDAYLNTFILGSIYYWLKFTNRQEIKLYLYLFFVFLGLIMNTKGPVGLVFPILLILTQKQVLRIKFKISYHFILAFLLFLVISLFWMGLLYKEIPSLFNYFLDEQILKRIGTKSYNRTKPFWYFLVIFPIIIIPWFFIVFRGLKLNFLKGDEKAIKLFSLNILIILLLFSSFTTKLILYILPISLFVSLLCAKVLSISEEYFLKKYNLYLISLLGLILITISILPILDAKFSINYFKLLLIIIFCGVLILGTYKFIRFKTVKTTAISSIFGLGILLLSTLFFSNNNIQINSVKTILDYINNTPELKNKTIVVYDYLLPSASLYSGKDIVTINNGHNTTERDTRFEKENNWRKFIINAKSEDGIKRMDSIFKSDIILFSRKKHELPEKFRNYQNELPNKLDFDKWILYY, encoded by the coding sequence ATGAGAAAATTGAAACAAAAGAATATATATTATCTAGCACTTTTTTTGGTGTTTATTTCGTCATTAATTGGTCTTGGAAGTTGGGGTTTGACAGAAACTAGTGAAAGTAGATATGCACAAATTTCTAAGGAAATGTTGCAATCGGATAATTATCTACAACCAAAATTGCTTGGAATTAATCATCTACACAAACCTCCATTTACATACTATATTACAACTATTGGTTATAAAATTTTTGGAGTTAATGAATTTGGAGCTCGTTTTTTTTTACAAGTCGCACTTCTGATTCAGTTGATTCTTGTCTTTAAAATTGCAGATTTATTTTTTAAAAATAGAAGAATGGCTTTGAATACGATGCTCATTTATTTTTCATTGCCTTTAGTGCTAATTTCTGTAAGAAACTTAACTACAGATGCGTATTTAAATACATTTATTTTAGGAAGTATTTATTATTGGTTGAAGTTTACAAATAGGCAAGAAATAAAATTATATTTATATCTTTTTTTTGTTTTTTTAGGTTTGATTATGAATACAAAAGGACCTGTTGGATTGGTATTTCCAATACTTTTAATCTTAACACAAAAGCAGGTATTAAGAATAAAATTTAAAATTTCATATCATTTTATATTAGCCTTTTTGCTTTTTCTAGTAATAAGTTTATTCTGGATGGGCTTACTGTATAAAGAAATTCCATCACTTTTTAATTATTTCTTAGATGAGCAAATTTTAAAAAGAATCGGTACTAAATCTTATAATAGAACAAAACCATTTTGGTACTTTTTAGTTATTTTTCCAATAATTATTATACCCTGGTTTTTTATTGTTTTTAGAGGATTAAAACTAAATTTTTTGAAGGGAGATGAAAAAGCAATCAAACTATTTAGTTTGAATATCTTGATTATCTTACTGTTGTTTTCTTCATTCACAACTAAATTAATTTTATACATTTTACCAATTTCGCTTTTTGTTTCTCTTCTTTGTGCTAAAGTGTTATCAATTAGCGAAGAGTATTTTCTGAAAAAATATAATTTATACTTAATATCTTTATTAGGGCTAATTTTAATAACAATTTCAATTCTACCAATTTTAGATGCTAAATTTTCAATTAATTATTTTAAACTACTATTGATCATAATATTTTGTGGAGTATTGATTTTGGGAACATATAAATTTATTCGATTTAAAACTGTCAAAACTACCGCGATTTCATCAATTTTTGGTTTAGGGATTCTATTATTATCAACACTTTTTTTTAGCAATAATAATATTCAAATTAATTCGGTAAAGACGATCCTTGATTATATAAATAATACACCAGAATTAAAAAATAAAACAATTGTAGTTTACGATTATCTACTGCCTTCTGCGTCGCTTTATAGTGGAAAAGATATAGTAACCATAAATAATGGGCATAATACAACTGAAAGAGATACTAGATTTGAGAAAGAAAATAATTGGCGTAAGTTTATTATTAATGCTAAGTCGGAAGATGGAATTAAACGAATGGATAGTATTTTTAAATCTGATATCATTCTGTTTTCAAGAAAAAAACATGAATTACCAGAAAAATTTAGAAATTATCAAAATGAGTTGCCAAATAAACTAGACTTTGATAAATGGATACTTTATTATTAA
- the hisF gene encoding imidazole glycerol phosphate synthase subunit HisF, translating to MLTKRIIPCLDIKDGRTVKGVNFVGLRDAGDPVELADRYSKEGADELVFLDITATKERRKTLVEMVEKVARKVNIPFTVGGGISSIEDVNILLRAGADKVSINSSAVKNPQLINDLSNKFGSQCIVLAVDAKLINGEWKVFLVGGRVETELNLFDWVKEGVERGAGEILFTSMNNDGTKDGFANDALRRISEEVNVPVIASGGAGTIQHFTDAFVKGKADAALAASVFHFKEIEIADLKKELEQQGIKVRK from the coding sequence ATGTTAACAAAAAGAATTATACCTTGCTTAGATATTAAAGACGGACGCACTGTAAAAGGTGTGAATTTCGTTGGTTTACGTGATGCTGGAGATCCAGTTGAATTAGCCGATAGATATTCTAAAGAAGGTGCTGATGAATTGGTTTTTCTAGATATTACTGCCACTAAAGAAAGGCGTAAAACATTGGTAGAAATGGTAGAGAAAGTTGCTCGAAAAGTAAATATACCATTTACTGTTGGAGGCGGAATTTCATCAATTGAAGATGTAAATATTTTACTACGTGCAGGAGCAGATAAAGTTTCCATAAATTCATCTGCAGTAAAAAATCCGCAGTTAATTAATGATTTATCTAATAAATTTGGAAGTCAATGTATTGTTTTAGCAGTAGATGCAAAGTTGATAAATGGCGAATGGAAAGTCTTTTTAGTAGGTGGACGCGTAGAAACTGAATTGAATTTGTTTGATTGGGTTAAAGAGGGCGTAGAACGTGGTGCTGGTGAAATTTTATTTACATCTATGAATAATGATGGAACTAAAGATGGATTTGCAAATGATGCTTTACGTAGAATATCTGAAGAAGTAAATGTACCTGTTATTGCAAGTGGAGGAGCAGGAACGATACAACATTTTACCGATGCTTTTGTTAAAGGAAAAGCAGATGCAGCATTAGCAGCGAGTGTATTTCATTTTAAAGAAATTGAAATCGCAGATCTAAAGAAAGAATTAGAACAACAAGGAATAAAAGTTAGAAAATAA
- the hisH gene encoding imidazole glycerol phosphate synthase subunit HisH produces the protein MSKIVIIDYGAGNVKSVQFALERLGYEAICSNDAEVIQSADKVIFPGVGEASSAMAEIKKFGLEKVIPKLKQPVLGICLGMQLMCSHSQENDTFCLDIFPMDCLKFNDKLKVPQIGWNVVNDLKGKLFEGINNDEYVYYVHSYYIPKNEYTIATTDYGLKYAGAIQKDNFYACQFHPEKSSGIGEQILKNFIELKIE, from the coding sequence ATGAGCAAAATAGTAATTATTGATTACGGTGCAGGAAATGTGAAGTCTGTCCAGTTCGCTTTAGAACGTTTAGGATATGAAGCCATATGTTCCAATGATGCAGAAGTAATTCAATCGGCAGATAAAGTTATTTTTCCAGGAGTTGGTGAAGCAAGTAGCGCTATGGCTGAAATCAAGAAATTTGGCTTAGAAAAAGTGATTCCAAAATTGAAACAACCAGTTCTAGGTATTTGCCTTGGAATGCAGTTAATGTGTAGTCATTCACAAGAAAATGACACATTTTGTCTTGATATTTTCCCAATGGATTGCCTTAAATTTAATGACAAATTAAAAGTACCACAAATAGGGTGGAATGTTGTCAATGATTTAAAAGGAAAACTTTTTGAAGGAATAAACAATGATGAATATGTATATTATGTACATAGTTATTATATTCCAAAAAATGAATATACAATTGCAACAACAGACTATGGTTTGAAATATGCAGGAGCAATTCAGAAAGACAATTTTTATGCATGTCAATTTCATCCAGAAAAAAGTAGTGGAATTGGTGAGCAAATATTAAAGAATTTTATTGAATTGAAAATAGAATGA
- the lptC gene encoding LPS export ABC transporter periplasmic protein LptC, producing MTKSFKNIFKNIAVVLTTAMFFSCGNDIQEVRDFLADKNLPIGVAENVYNIHTDSGKVDLKLAAPLLYDYSNRQRHPYSEFPKGLKIVTLDENNDSLVVTGNYAIIYSNTNISEIRDNVVITNYVEHKKLLTEQLFWDQKTKYFYTEKPFTLITLTDTIYGVGLDASEDLKTYMIKENRGSIYINESN from the coding sequence ATGACTAAATCATTTAAAAACATATTTAAAAACATTGCTGTTGTGCTTACGACAGCAATGTTTTTTTCATGTGGAAACGATATACAAGAAGTAAGAGATTTTTTAGCAGATAAGAATTTACCTATTGGAGTTGCTGAAAATGTATATAATATTCATACCGATTCCGGAAAGGTAGATTTAAAATTGGCAGCACCCTTATTATATGATTATAGCAATAGACAAAGGCACCCATATTCAGAATTTCCAAAAGGATTAAAAATTGTAACTTTAGATGAAAATAACGATTCTCTAGTAGTTACTGGTAATTATGCAATCATTTATTCAAACACAAATATTTCTGAAATAAGAGACAATGTGGTAATAACAAATTATGTGGAGCATAAAAAATTATTGACCGAACAACTTTTTTGGGACCAAAAAACTAAGTACTTTTATACGGAAAAGCCTTTTACATTAATCACACTAACAGATACAATTTATGGCGTTGGATTAGACGCAAGTGAAGATTTAAAAACGTATATGATAAAAGAAAATAGAGGTAGTATCTATATTAACGAAAGTAATTAA
- a CDS encoding hemolysin family protein: MELQIIVIIISILLSAFFSGMEIAFVSANKMHIELEKKREGFVAKILTKLTQKSSKFITTMLVGNNIALVVYSFFMGDFIVQLLPMENWNQFWILVIQTIISTVIILITAEFLPKAIFRIYANEFMKIFAIPAYIFYILFHYLSEVITSVSDFLLRIFFNTTSDIEQTEFSKAELESYISEQLEKTDDNHEVDSEIQIFQNALEFNDVKAREVMIPRTEILAVDIRESINNTRNLFIETGYSKIIVYKNSLDDILGYVHAFEMFKKPKSLRSILMPVEFIPESMMINDVLNVLTKKKKSITIVLDEYGGTSGMMTVEDIVEELFGEIEDEHDSIELNEVKINEKEFEFSARLEVDYINEKYNLELPEDEGYETLGGLIVYHSENIPEEGEIIEYENYQFIILKASSAKIEEIRLKINPKED, translated from the coding sequence ATGGAATTACAAATTATTGTAATTATCATATCAATTTTATTATCAGCTTTTTTTTCAGGAATGGAAATTGCATTTGTTTCAGCAAATAAGATGCATATTGAACTTGAGAAAAAAAGAGAAGGATTTGTTGCTAAAATTTTAACCAAACTTACCCAAAAATCATCTAAGTTTATTACAACTATGTTGGTTGGAAACAATATAGCATTAGTGGTATATAGTTTTTTTATGGGTGATTTTATTGTTCAATTATTGCCGATGGAAAATTGGAATCAATTTTGGATATTGGTGATACAAACAATAATTTCAACAGTAATTATTTTAATAACTGCAGAGTTTCTGCCAAAAGCTATTTTTAGGATTTATGCAAATGAATTCATGAAAATATTTGCAATACCTGCCTATATATTCTACATTTTATTTCATTACTTGTCCGAAGTAATTACTTCTGTATCTGATTTTCTATTACGAATATTTTTTAATACAACTTCCGATATAGAACAAACGGAGTTTAGTAAAGCCGAATTAGAAAGTTACATTTCAGAGCAGTTAGAAAAAACAGATGACAATCATGAAGTAGACTCTGAAATACAGATTTTTCAAAACGCACTTGAGTTTAATGATGTAAAAGCACGGGAGGTTATGATACCCCGAACAGAGATTTTAGCAGTAGATATTCGAGAATCAATAAATAATACCAGAAATCTCTTTATTGAGACTGGCTACTCTAAAATTATTGTTTATAAAAATTCATTAGATGATATTTTAGGTTATGTACATGCATTTGAAATGTTTAAAAAGCCCAAAAGTTTACGCTCTATATTGATGCCTGTTGAATTTATACCTGAGAGCATGATGATAAATGATGTTTTAAATGTATTAACAAAAAAGAAAAAAAGTATAACAATAGTTTTGGATGAATATGGTGGTACTTCTGGTATGATGACAGTTGAGGATATTGTAGAAGAATTGTTTGGTGAAATTGAAGATGAGCATGATAGTATTGAGTTGAATGAAGTTAAAATCAATGAAAAAGAGTTTGAATTTTCTGCAAGACTAGAAGTTGATTACATCAATGAAAAGTACAATTTAGAATTACCCGAAGATGAAGGTTATGAGACATTAGGAGGACTAATAGTTTACCATTCAGAAAATATCCCTGAAGAAGGAGAAATAATTGAGTACGAAAATTATCAATTTATAATACTAAAAGCTTCATCTGCCAAGATTGAAGAAATACGCCTAAAAATTAATCCAAAAGAAGATTAA
- a CDS encoding tetratricopeptide repeat protein translates to MKKITYIIAGLFLVMGSAKVSAQMEMTKQDCTIEYNLYKGDVQGKNFAEAKKRLDNLMSNCPTLSVNIYKLGADIAENMIETGDKAGGIALFNKVYEQRVEKFPKGLGKVYSDWYSFLNEHGSSDSEIFHLLEKGYEADPSGMSAKNIYKYFDVTLEKNKNSNPQLVLDTYDNINDALETKSGVYQQRLSSLLAKEEAGATLGKRDAKSKRIAEGTLTNIGIISGGLDQKIDAFLSCDRLIPLYRRDFEANKSNAQWLKRSVSKMYHKECTSDPLYEELAEAYANAERTSSSLLFYAGILEKRGKTAEAQKMVLEATDLETDPTKKSKLLLQLAQDLSKKGQRSEARKRANEALQYNSSNGRAYLLIASMYASSANSCGTNEFQKRMVYVAALNKARRAASVDPSISSIAQKYINSYSSNIPTKQMGFAEGIKAGDSFRIGCWIGETVTVQLN, encoded by the coding sequence ATGAAAAAAATTACGTACATAATCGCAGGATTATTCCTAGTAATGGGAAGTGCAAAAGTAAGTGCACAAATGGAAATGACTAAACAAGATTGTACAATTGAGTATAACTTGTATAAAGGAGATGTTCAAGGTAAAAATTTTGCTGAAGCAAAGAAAAGGTTAGATAATTTAATGTCTAATTGTCCAACCTTATCAGTAAATATATACAAATTAGGAGCTGATATTGCTGAAAATATGATTGAAACAGGTGATAAAGCAGGAGGTATTGCGTTATTTAATAAAGTGTATGAACAACGTGTTGAAAAATTCCCTAAGGGCTTAGGTAAAGTCTATAGTGATTGGTATAGTTTTTTAAATGAGCATGGTTCTTCAGATTCAGAAATTTTTCATTTATTAGAAAAAGGATATGAAGCAGATCCTTCTGGAATGTCAGCAAAAAATATTTATAAATATTTTGATGTAACATTAGAAAAAAATAAAAATTCTAATCCACAGTTAGTATTAGATACATATGATAATATTAATGATGCTCTTGAAACTAAGTCTGGAGTATATCAACAAAGATTGAGTAGTTTATTGGCTAAAGAAGAAGCTGGAGCAACATTAGGAAAAAGAGATGCAAAATCTAAGAGAATTGCTGAAGGTACCTTAACTAACATAGGTATTATTAGTGGTGGATTAGATCAAAAAATCGATGCGTTTTTATCTTGTGATAGATTGATTCCATTATATAGAAGAGATTTTGAAGCAAACAAATCAAATGCTCAATGGTTAAAAAGATCTGTATCTAAAATGTACCATAAAGAGTGTACAAGTGATCCATTATACGAAGAATTAGCAGAAGCGTATGCAAATGCAGAAAGAACCTCTTCATCATTGTTGTTCTATGCTGGAATTTTAGAGAAAAGAGGTAAAACTGCTGAAGCTCAAAAAATGGTTTTAGAAGCTACTGATTTAGAAACTGATCCAACTAAAAAGTCAAAATTATTATTACAATTGGCTCAGGATTTATCTAAAAAAGGTCAGAGAAGTGAAGCGAGAAAAAGAGCTAATGAAGCATTACAATATAATTCAAGTAACGGTAGAGCATATTTATTAATAGCTTCTATGTATGCATCAAGTGCGAATAGTTGTGGAACTAATGAGTTTCAAAAAAGAATGGTATATGTTGCTGCATTAAACAAAGCTAGAAGAGCAGCATCTGTAGACCCAAGTATTTCATCAATTGCTCAAAAATATATCAACAGTTATTCTTCTAATATCCCTACAAAACAAATGGGTTTTGCTGAAGGAATTAAAGCAGGTGATTCATTTAGAATTGGATGTTGGATTGGAGAAACTGTAACGGTTCAATTAAATTAA